A single window of Providencia alcalifaciens DNA harbors:
- the yihA gene encoding ribosome biogenesis GTP-binding protein YihA/YsxC, protein MAIKNHNYHMTKFVISAPDIRHLPKDTGIEVAFAGRSNAGKSSALNALTQQKSLARTSKTPGRTQLINLFEVEEGIRLVDLPGYGYAEVPEEMKRKWQQALGEYLQKRECIKGLVILMDIRHPLKDLDMQMIEWSVAMSIPVLVLLTKADKLASGARKKQLMEVRQALAPLSAEGDIEVEYFSALKKMGIDKLRIKLDSWYNNAAE, encoded by the coding sequence ATGGCAATTAAAAACCACAACTACCACATGACAAAATTTGTCATCAGTGCCCCCGATATCCGTCATCTACCAAAAGATACGGGCATTGAGGTGGCGTTTGCTGGCCGATCTAACGCGGGCAAATCCAGTGCATTAAATGCATTAACACAGCAAAAAAGCTTAGCGCGAACCAGTAAAACACCGGGAAGAACTCAGCTTATCAACCTATTTGAAGTTGAAGAGGGCATTCGCCTAGTTGACCTTCCAGGCTACGGTTATGCCGAAGTACCTGAAGAGATGAAGCGCAAATGGCAGCAAGCTCTCGGTGAATATTTACAGAAAAGAGAATGTATCAAAGGGTTAGTGATTTTGATGGATATCCGTCATCCATTAAAAGACCTCGATATGCAGATGATCGAATGGTCAGTCGCCATGAGTATTCCTGTTCTTGTTCTACTGACCAAAGCGGATAAGCTCGCGTCAGGCGCAAGAAAGAAACAGTTAATGGAAGTTCGCCAAGCATTAGCGCCATTATCAGCGGAAGGCGATATTGAAGTGGAATATTTCTCTGCTCTGAAAAAAATGGGTATCGATAAATTACGTATCAAACTCGACAGTTGGTACAATAACGCCGCAGAATAA
- a CDS encoding aminodeoxychorismate synthase component II → MLLLIDNYDSFTYNLYQYFCELGAEVLVKRNDEITIEEIEQLAPTHLVISPGPCTPDEAGISLEAIKHFAGKVPILGICLGHQAIGQAFGASVVKAREVMHGKTSSIHHNHQGVFKGLNRPLTVTRYHSLVIAAETLPASFDVSAWSLNNGDIDEIMGIRHKTLPIEGVQFHPESILSEQGHELLSNFLKY, encoded by the coding sequence ATGCTTTTACTTATTGATAATTACGATTCATTTACATACAACTTATACCAATATTTCTGCGAACTAGGGGCGGAAGTGCTGGTGAAACGTAATGACGAAATTACCATTGAAGAAATTGAACAATTGGCTCCAACCCATTTGGTCATTTCACCGGGTCCTTGCACGCCTGATGAGGCGGGGATTTCTCTGGAAGCGATAAAACATTTTGCCGGAAAGGTCCCCATCTTGGGGATATGCTTAGGTCATCAAGCCATTGGGCAAGCTTTTGGTGCCTCTGTCGTGAAAGCGAGAGAGGTGATGCACGGCAAAACGTCATCTATCCACCATAATCATCAAGGGGTATTTAAAGGACTCAATCGGCCTTTAACTGTAACTCGCTATCACTCTTTAGTGATTGCGGCGGAAACGCTACCAGCCTCTTTTGATGTCTCCGCGTGGTCATTGAATAATGGGGATATCGATGAAATTATGGGGATCCGCCATAAAACCCTGCCAATTGAAGGGGTTCAATTCCATCCTGAAAGTATTCTCAGTGAGCAAGGCCATGAGCTGCTGAGTAATTTTCTCAAATATTAG
- the ppiA gene encoding peptidylprolyl isomerase A, which translates to MLKRIFVPLLAICAMSTTSLALAAGETYVKLVTSAGNIELELNSKKAPVSTENFLQYVNEGYYNGTTFHRVIPGFMIQGGGFNKELQQKQTRAPIANEADNGLRNLRGTISMARSANKDSATSQFFINVADNAFLDHGQRDFGYAVFGKVVKGMDVADKISKVKTENVGPYQNVPVEPITIISAEVIKKP; encoded by the coding sequence ATGTTGAAACGAATTTTTGTGCCATTATTGGCAATCTGTGCAATGAGCACAACTTCTCTTGCATTAGCCGCGGGTGAAACTTACGTTAAATTAGTCACCTCCGCAGGTAATATTGAATTAGAACTCAATAGTAAAAAAGCCCCTGTTAGTACTGAAAACTTCCTGCAATATGTTAATGAAGGTTATTACAATGGTACAACCTTCCACCGTGTTATTCCTGGATTTATGATCCAAGGTGGCGGTTTTAATAAAGAATTGCAGCAAAAACAAACTCGTGCACCAATCGCTAATGAAGCTGATAATGGATTACGTAATTTACGTGGCACTATTTCAATGGCTCGTAGCGCAAATAAAGACAGTGCAACTAGCCAATTCTTTATTAATGTCGCTGATAATGCGTTTTTAGATCACGGTCAACGTGATTTCGGCTATGCGGTATTTGGTAAAGTCGTTAAAGGAATGGATGTTGCAGACAAAATTTCTAAAGTGAAAACAGAGAACGTAGGCCCATATCAAAATGTTCCTGTTGAACCTATTACGATTATTTCCGCGGAAGTGATTAAAAAGCCTTAA
- a CDS encoding type II toxin-antitoxin system Phd/YefM family antitoxin: MYTKTLLAKKTSSISEFKKNPSAAMNESNGEPVAILSHNKAIFYCVPTDLFELMVEKLGDQLLLEKAIARMDDDEIEVSWDDL; the protein is encoded by the coding sequence ATGTATACCAAAACGCTTCTTGCTAAAAAAACATCATCAATTAGCGAATTTAAAAAGAATCCCTCCGCCGCAATGAATGAATCAAATGGAGAGCCTGTTGCCATTTTGAGCCACAACAAAGCGATCTTTTACTGCGTACCTACCGATTTATTCGAGCTAATGGTAGAAAAACTTGGCGATCAACTCCTATTAGAAAAAGCAATCGCACGCATGGATGATGATGAAATAGAAGTGAGTTGGGATGACTTATAA